The proteins below are encoded in one region of Paeniglutamicibacter cryotolerans:
- the proC gene encoding pyrroline-5-carboxylate reductase, translating to MGAMTSASNPLMLSADRQLAFLGAGSMNGAILRGILAAGHAPGAVTATLRTNAKAAALRDETGITVFVGEQEPDANRRAAAGADVVFLGVKPIGVQALCREIAGSLRPDTVVVSVAAAVTIEAISACLNPGQPVIRTMPNTPLMVGMGAVGLSAGDHVTDAALAEVVALFAGSGLVHVVPEAQLDAVSAVSGSGPAYVFYLVDAMAAAGVELGLAPELSMDLARATVAGAGKMLAAPGADPVAMRRSVTSPNGTTERAIAEFEAGGIPGIIARGARAAADRAAQISTELAG from the coding sequence ATGGGCGCCATGACTTCAGCTTCGAATCCGCTTATGCTGTCCGCCGACCGGCAGCTGGCCTTCCTGGGGGCCGGCTCGATGAATGGGGCCATCCTGCGCGGGATCCTGGCCGCCGGGCATGCCCCGGGCGCCGTCACCGCCACACTGCGCACCAATGCCAAGGCAGCCGCATTGCGCGATGAAACGGGCATCACGGTGTTCGTGGGCGAGCAGGAGCCTGATGCCAACCGGCGCGCTGCAGCCGGCGCCGACGTGGTCTTCCTCGGTGTGAAGCCCATCGGCGTCCAAGCGCTGTGCCGGGAAATTGCCGGCTCGTTGAGGCCGGACACCGTGGTGGTCTCGGTGGCCGCGGCCGTGACCATCGAGGCGATCTCCGCCTGCTTGAACCCCGGTCAGCCGGTCATCCGCACCATGCCGAACACCCCGCTGATGGTCGGCATGGGTGCCGTAGGCCTCAGCGCCGGAGACCACGTCACCGATGCGGCACTGGCCGAGGTCGTGGCGCTGTTCGCCGGCTCCGGGCTGGTGCATGTGGTTCCCGAAGCCCAGCTCGATGCCGTCTCCGCCGTCTCCGGCTCAGGCCCCGCCTACGTTTTCTACCTGGTCGACGCCATGGCCGCCGCCGGCGTCGAGCTGGGCTTGGCCCCGGAGCTTTCCATGGACCTGGCCCGGGCCACCGTGGCCGGTGCCGGCAAGATGCTCGCCGCACCGGGCGCCGACCCGGTGGCCATGCGCCGGTCCGTCACCAGCCCCAACGGCACCACCGAGCGGGCCATCGCCGAGTTCGAGGCCGGCGGCATCCCCGGGATCATCGCCCGTGGCGCGCGCGCCGCAGCGGACCGCGCGGCGCAGATCAGCACCGAACTGGCTGGCTGA
- a CDS encoding sugar phosphate isomerase/epimerase family protein, which translates to MSGSSIQVALSSASVYPLNVHDAFSVAHDLGYDGVEVLVTGNQISQDPNQLMDLAERYSQPIMAIHAPTLLLTQQVWGSAWNKIEMSAAMAAEVGCTTVVAHPPFRWQGTYATAFAQGIERIMDDYGVQICVENMYPWRARGREAKMYLPHWNPIPEPYEHVTWDFSHSAIADMDSAAAFRELGTRLRHVHLCDGADNGKDEHLVPGRGTQPVAEGLQFLRDTDWDGAVAVEVSTRKAKGAGEREEWLAETLDFARRHLHRDPVNRDDSTAYAI; encoded by the coding sequence ATGAGCGGGTCATCGATCCAGGTCGCGCTCTCCAGCGCATCGGTCTACCCGTTGAACGTCCATGATGCCTTCTCCGTCGCCCACGATCTGGGCTACGACGGGGTCGAGGTGCTGGTCACCGGCAACCAGATCTCGCAGGATCCGAACCAGCTGATGGACCTCGCCGAGCGCTACTCCCAGCCGATCATGGCCATCCACGCCCCGACGCTGCTGCTCACCCAGCAGGTGTGGGGCAGCGCGTGGAACAAGATTGAGATGTCGGCCGCGATGGCGGCGGAGGTCGGCTGCACCACGGTGGTGGCGCACCCGCCGTTCCGCTGGCAGGGCACCTACGCCACGGCCTTTGCCCAGGGCATCGAGCGGATCATGGACGACTACGGCGTGCAGATCTGCGTGGAGAACATGTATCCGTGGCGGGCCCGCGGTCGCGAGGCAAAGATGTACCTGCCGCATTGGAACCCGATCCCGGAACCCTATGAGCATGTGACCTGGGACTTCTCACACTCCGCCATTGCCGACATGGATTCGGCAGCGGCATTCCGGGAACTCGGTACCCGGCTGCGCCACGTGCACCTGTGCGACGGCGCCGACAACGGCAAGGACGAGCACCTGGTCCCGGGCCGCGGCACCCAGCCGGTCGCCGAGGGCCTGCAGTTCCTGCGCGACACCGACTGGGACGGGGCCGTCGCCGTCGAGGTGTCCACCCGCAAAGCCAAGGGCGCGGGCGAGCGGGAGGAATGGCTGGCCGAGACGCTGGACTTCGCCCGCCGGCACCTTCACCGGGACCCCGTGAACCGGGACGACTCCACCGCCTACGCGATCTGA
- a CDS encoding Ppx/GppA phosphatase family protein: MRLGVLDIGSNTVHLLLVDAYPGARPVPFASHKRPLSLVSFLDETGAINAAGQEELLDFVHEAARFAVNHQAEDLLAFCTSAIRESSNGEEVLERVVAETGVRLTELSGEQEAGMTYYAVRRWFGWGSETILNLDMGGGSFELALGMDEFPTAAHSVPLGAGRLTRDMLAGDPPSPKAVKALRNHVREVLAEPTAEMLAFGKPTLATATSKTFRSLARVTGAAPSAEGPYVKRLLRRDSLEVWTNRLTAMSWEERAELPGVSAVRAPQLLAGAIVALEAMKALKVKTLRICPWALREGLMLRRFDHLLFDSPQPLSSSVGVGQVELGQGLVVPGVPLR, from the coding sequence ATGCGGCTGGGCGTTCTGGATATCGGTTCCAACACGGTGCATTTGTTGTTGGTCGACGCGTATCCCGGCGCCCGGCCGGTGCCGTTCGCCTCGCACAAGCGGCCGCTGTCGCTGGTCTCCTTCCTCGATGAGACCGGGGCGATCAACGCCGCCGGGCAGGAGGAACTGCTCGACTTCGTGCACGAGGCGGCGCGCTTTGCCGTCAATCACCAGGCCGAGGACCTGCTGGCCTTCTGCACCTCCGCGATCAGGGAGTCCTCCAACGGCGAGGAAGTGCTCGAACGCGTGGTTGCCGAGACCGGGGTCCGGCTCACCGAGCTCTCCGGCGAGCAGGAGGCCGGGATGACCTACTACGCGGTGCGGCGCTGGTTCGGCTGGGGCTCGGAAACCATTCTGAACCTGGACATGGGTGGCGGGTCCTTCGAACTCGCCCTGGGCATGGACGAGTTCCCGACGGCCGCGCACTCGGTGCCGCTGGGTGCCGGCCGGCTGACCCGCGACATGCTCGCGGGGGATCCGCCCTCGCCCAAGGCGGTCAAGGCGTTGCGGAACCACGTGCGCGAGGTGCTCGCCGAGCCCACGGCTGAGATGCTCGCCTTCGGCAAGCCCACGCTTGCCACGGCCACCTCCAAGACGTTCAGGTCCCTGGCCCGGGTCACCGGCGCTGCCCCGAGCGCCGAGGGCCCATATGTTAAGCGGTTGTTGCGCCGCGATTCACTCGAGGTCTGGACCAACCGGCTCACGGCGATGAGTTGGGAAGAACGGGCCGAACTGCCCGGCGTGTCGGCCGTGCGGGCCCCGCAGCTGCTGGCCGGTGCCATCGTGGCACTGGAGGCGATGAAGGCGCTGAAGGTCAAGACGCTGCGGATCTGCCCCTGGGCGCTGCGTGAGGGCCTGATGCTGCGCCGATTCGACCACCTGCTCTTTGACTCCCCCCAGCCCCTGAGTAGTAGCGTGGGTGTAGGACAGGTGGAATTGGGCCAGGGACTCGTGGTCCCCGGCGTTCCACTCCGGTAA
- the topA gene encoding type I DNA topoisomerase, which yields MPAKAKEKTGKKLVIVESPAKSKSIAKYLGEGFEVDASVGHIRDLAQPAELPAEMKKGPYGKFAVDVENDFDPYYVVYPDKKKRVAELKAKLKDADALYLATDADREGEAIAWHLLQVLKPKVPVYRMAFTEITQEGISRAMENIRELDTDLVNAQETRRVLDRLYGYEISPVLWRKVARGLSAGRVQSVATRLVVERERERMAFRSASYWDLAGTFATTSGESFRAKLSTVDGARVASGRDFDDRGVLKTPKSGTGIIHLDESAAQALSSGLAEASFAVTSVEEKPYTRRPTAPFTTSTLQQEASRKLRWSSKSTMQVAQRLYENGYITYMRTDSVFLSNEAVNAARKQAAELYGADSVPAAKRVYKSKSDSAQEAHEAIRPAGDSFRRPASVRAALSPDEFKLYELIWKRTVASQMADAKGSTATIRLAGMSTTAQRAEFAASGTVITFRGFMAAYEEGTDAPRDQDAQTDGEARLPQLSVADPLRGSDIEAAGHTTTPPARYTEASIVAELESREIGRPSTFAPTISTIMDRGYVTKRGGALVPSWIAFSVIRLLEEHFGKYVDYDFTARLEDDLDEIAHGNRARTQWLKDFYFGHEGANDGLQSVVENLGDIDARAINSIDIAPGIVLRVGKFGPYLEKPLPADAPEGTEPQRANVPEDLAPDELTAEKAIELMESSGPSERVLGTDPETGRTIVAKDGRYGAYVTEVIVEPTAEELAAQPLEYYKNGKPKPPKKPTKAKPRTGSLFKDMSVESVTLEEALQLISLPRVLGTDADGEEITVQNGRFGPYLKKGSDSRSIGSEAEIFTITLEQALEIYSTPKVRGARAAVPPLAEFGLDPVSEKNIVVKEGRFGEYITDGITNITVPRDTPLQELTREKAIELLAEKRAKGPVKRTAAAKKAPAKKAPAKKAPAKKAAPKKQAD from the coding sequence GTGCCCGCCAAGGCCAAGGAAAAGACCGGCAAGAAACTCGTGATCGTCGAGTCTCCGGCAAAGAGCAAGTCCATCGCCAAGTATTTGGGCGAGGGCTTCGAAGTGGATGCCTCGGTGGGGCACATCCGCGATTTGGCGCAGCCCGCCGAACTCCCGGCGGAGATGAAGAAGGGGCCGTACGGCAAGTTCGCCGTCGATGTCGAGAACGACTTCGACCCCTACTACGTCGTCTACCCGGACAAGAAGAAGCGCGTCGCAGAGCTGAAGGCCAAGCTCAAGGATGCCGACGCCCTCTACCTCGCAACCGATGCGGACCGCGAAGGCGAAGCCATCGCATGGCACCTGCTCCAGGTGCTCAAGCCCAAGGTCCCGGTCTACCGCATGGCGTTTACGGAAATCACCCAGGAGGGCATTTCCCGCGCGATGGAGAACATCCGCGAGCTGGACACCGATCTGGTCAACGCCCAGGAAACCCGCCGCGTGCTGGACCGCCTCTACGGCTACGAGATCTCACCGGTGCTCTGGCGCAAGGTGGCCCGCGGCCTGTCCGCCGGCCGCGTGCAGTCGGTGGCGACCCGACTGGTCGTCGAGCGCGAGCGCGAGCGCATGGCGTTCCGCAGCGCCTCATACTGGGACCTCGCCGGCACCTTCGCGACGACCTCCGGCGAGTCCTTCCGGGCCAAGTTGAGCACCGTCGATGGCGCACGCGTCGCCTCGGGCCGCGACTTCGATGACCGCGGCGTGCTCAAGACCCCGAAGTCCGGCACCGGGATCATCCACCTCGACGAATCGGCGGCGCAGGCGCTGTCCTCCGGACTGGCCGAGGCCTCCTTCGCCGTCACCAGCGTCGAGGAAAAGCCCTACACCCGCCGTCCGACGGCTCCGTTCACCACCTCCACGCTGCAGCAGGAAGCCTCGCGCAAGCTGCGTTGGAGTTCCAAGTCGACTATGCAGGTTGCCCAGCGCCTGTATGAAAACGGCTACATCACCTATATGCGTACCGACTCGGTCTTCCTCTCCAACGAGGCGGTGAACGCGGCGCGCAAGCAGGCCGCCGAGCTCTATGGCGCGGATTCGGTGCCGGCTGCAAAGCGTGTGTACAAGTCGAAGTCCGATTCGGCGCAGGAGGCCCACGAGGCCATCCGCCCCGCCGGGGACTCCTTCCGCCGCCCGGCCTCCGTGCGCGCCGCGTTGTCCCCGGACGAGTTCAAGCTCTATGAGCTGATCTGGAAGCGCACCGTCGCCTCGCAGATGGCCGATGCCAAGGGCTCCACCGCGACCATCCGGTTGGCCGGCATGTCCACCACGGCCCAGCGCGCCGAATTCGCCGCCTCGGGCACGGTCATCACCTTCCGCGGCTTCATGGCAGCCTACGAGGAGGGGACCGACGCACCGCGGGACCAGGACGCGCAGACCGACGGCGAGGCACGCCTGCCCCAGCTCAGCGTCGCCGACCCGCTGCGCGGCAGCGACATCGAAGCGGCAGGGCACACCACCACGCCGCCGGCCCGCTACACCGAGGCATCGATCGTCGCCGAACTGGAATCGCGGGAGATCGGTCGTCCGTCCACGTTCGCGCCGACGATCTCCACGATCATGGACCGCGGCTACGTGACCAAGCGCGGCGGCGCCCTGGTGCCGAGCTGGATCGCGTTCTCCGTGATCCGGCTGCTGGAGGAGCACTTCGGCAAGTACGTCGACTACGACTTCACCGCGCGCCTCGAGGACGACCTGGACGAGATCGCCCATGGCAACCGCGCCCGCACCCAGTGGCTGAAGGACTTCTACTTCGGCCACGAGGGCGCCAACGACGGCCTGCAGTCCGTGGTGGAGAACCTGGGCGACATCGACGCCCGCGCCATCAACTCCATCGACATCGCCCCGGGCATCGTGCTGCGCGTGGGCAAATTCGGCCCCTACCTGGAAAAGCCGCTGCCGGCCGATGCCCCTGAGGGCACCGAACCGCAGCGCGCCAACGTTCCTGAGGATCTGGCCCCCGACGAGCTGACGGCGGAGAAGGCCATCGAGCTCATGGAGAGCTCCGGCCCCTCGGAGCGCGTGCTGGGAACCGATCCGGAAACCGGGCGCACCATCGTGGCCAAGGACGGGCGCTACGGCGCCTACGTCACCGAGGTCATCGTGGAACCCACCGCCGAGGAACTTGCGGCGCAACCGCTCGAGTACTACAAGAACGGCAAGCCGAAGCCGCCGAAGAAGCCCACCAAGGCCAAGCCGCGCACTGGTTCACTGTTCAAGGACATGAGCGTGGAGAGCGTCACCCTCGAGGAGGCGCTGCAGCTGATTTCGCTGCCCCGCGTGCTGGGCACCGATGCCGACGGCGAGGAAATCACCGTGCAGAACGGCCGCTTCGGGCCGTACCTGAAGAAGGGCAGCGACTCGCGCTCCATCGGCTCCGAGGCTGAGATCTTCACGATCACGCTCGAGCAGGCGCTGGAGATCTACTCGACGCCCAAGGTCCGTGGTGCCCGTGCCGCAGTGCCGCCGCTGGCCGAATTCGGGCTGGACCCGGTCTCGGAGAAGAACATCGTGGTCAAGGAGGGCCGGTTCGGCGAGTACATCACCGACGGCATCACCAACATCACCGTTCCCCGCGACACGCCCCTGCAGGAGCTGACCCGCGAGAAGGCCATCGAGCTGCTGGCCGAGAAGCGTGCCAAGGGCCCGGTCAAGCGCACCGCCGCCGCCAAGAAGGCACCGGCCAAGAAAGCCCCCGCGAAGAAGGCGCCGGCCAAGAAGGCCGCGCCCAAGAAGCAAGCGGACTAG
- a CDS encoding ArsR/SmtB family transcription factor produces MSQNTVPAGVPADLPAIHAARNPVVISDPQAIRALAHEARLAVLEELFASQSTRTATELASRCQLTPSAMSYHLRALEKYGYVERAASGSDGRERRWKAAGDSLVLGSLNDSASAKSAYLNVQLNAFRERLSSEIQRRDADRAAGIEPVEGLAPVLTSGMVFLNRSQRDEFIKRVYAVVDEYEAMALPEERGIDGERLYYMLSFLPEITD; encoded by the coding sequence ATGAGCCAGAACACAGTGCCGGCAGGAGTCCCCGCGGACCTGCCGGCCATCCATGCCGCCCGGAACCCCGTGGTGATCAGCGATCCGCAGGCGATCCGCGCGCTGGCGCACGAGGCGCGCCTTGCCGTGCTGGAGGAACTGTTCGCCTCGCAGTCCACCCGCACGGCCACCGAGCTCGCCTCGCGCTGCCAATTGACGCCCAGCGCCATGAGCTACCACCTGCGGGCGTTGGAGAAATACGGCTACGTGGAGCGGGCGGCATCGGGCAGCGACGGGCGCGAGCGGCGCTGGAAGGCAGCGGGCGATTCGCTGGTGCTCGGATCGCTCAACGATTCGGCATCGGCGAAGAGCGCCTATCTGAACGTGCAGCTGAATGCGTTCAGGGAACGGCTGAGCTCGGAAATCCAGCGCCGCGACGCCGATCGTGCCGCGGGGATCGAACCGGTGGAGGGCCTGGCCCCGGTGCTGACCTCCGGCATGGTCTTCCTGAACAGGTCCCAGCGGGACGAATTCATCAAGCGGGTCTATGCGGTGGTCGACGAATACGAGGCGATGGCGCTTCCCGAGGAACGCGGCATCGACGGCGAGCGGCTTTACTACATGCTTTCCTTCCTGCCCGAAATCACCGACTGA
- a CDS encoding DUF7059 domain-containing protein has translation MIQTPEFSAISDAPRSTDQSLLDALAADLRAAEFGHDAISALLGPEANAALHRDQLVPALLVLRGAYAAPRPAALAVQLGLWMLGREFDADALDAAFPVLRIAGLVELGLIEQSDSGNWRASVDLRPHASDADAELWVASDPGAHQRTGVLRHDHVLGIGQASLTLAQITVRPQVERALDLGTGCGIQLFHLLAHARTAVATDISERALAFTRFNLLLNHAALGLDPADLGARVQLRLGSLLEPVAGEEFDLVVSNPPFVITPRRSGESTADQYTYRDGGLPGDRLVAELIAGIPSVLRPGGVAQMLANWEIGAKPDIDAQDTDEQEIPAWQLGPRSWLDPATEAWFIQRETATPSEYAETWLRDSSESRDPEAYAEHYEQYLDDFASRSVAAVGFGMVWLRRPENSEIRPLSWRFEEIGYPIEQPVGQYLAAAVAAADLLAASDLGSEHLLVAEDVTEERHQRPGAEHPGVILLRQGAGLRRTELLSTELAGFVSACDGDLSVDQLVGALDSLLGDGDPDFVDRLHDGVSRLVTRGFLLQMRNKR, from the coding sequence GTGATTCAAACACCAGAATTCTCCGCCATCAGCGATGCCCCGCGCAGTACCGACCAGAGTCTGCTCGATGCGCTGGCCGCCGACCTGCGTGCCGCGGAATTCGGCCACGACGCCATTTCGGCGCTCCTGGGCCCCGAGGCCAACGCCGCACTGCACCGGGACCAGCTGGTTCCCGCGCTGCTGGTGCTGCGCGGGGCCTATGCCGCCCCGCGACCCGCGGCGCTCGCCGTGCAATTGGGCCTGTGGATGCTGGGACGCGAGTTCGACGCCGACGCGTTGGACGCCGCCTTCCCGGTGCTGCGGATTGCCGGGCTGGTGGAACTCGGGCTGATCGAGCAGTCCGATTCCGGAAACTGGCGCGCCTCGGTCGACCTGCGCCCGCACGCCTCCGATGCCGATGCCGAACTCTGGGTGGCCAGCGATCCTGGCGCCCACCAGCGTACCGGTGTGCTTCGCCACGACCATGTGCTGGGCATCGGGCAGGCATCGCTGACGCTGGCCCAAATCACCGTGCGTCCGCAGGTCGAGCGCGCGCTGGACCTGGGCACCGGCTGCGGGATCCAGCTTTTCCACCTGCTCGCCCATGCCCGCACGGCCGTCGCCACCGACATTTCCGAACGCGCGCTGGCGTTCACCCGCTTCAACCTGCTGCTGAACCACGCGGCCCTGGGCCTGGACCCGGCGGACCTGGGCGCACGCGTGCAGCTGCGCCTGGGTAGCCTGCTCGAACCGGTTGCCGGGGAGGAATTCGACCTTGTCGTATCCAACCCGCCATTCGTGATCACCCCGCGCCGCAGTGGCGAATCGACTGCGGACCAGTACACCTACCGCGATGGCGGGCTGCCCGGGGACCGCCTGGTTGCCGAGCTCATCGCCGGAATCCCCTCGGTGCTGCGCCCCGGCGGTGTGGCCCAGATGCTGGCGAACTGGGAAATCGGAGCCAAACCGGACATCGACGCACAGGACACCGACGAGCAGGAAATCCCGGCGTGGCAGCTCGGCCCGCGCTCTTGGCTGGACCCGGCGACGGAGGCCTGGTTCATCCAGCGCGAAACGGCTACGCCCAGCGAATATGCGGAAACGTGGCTGCGGGATTCCTCGGAGTCCCGTGACCCGGAGGCCTATGCCGAGCACTACGAGCAGTATCTGGACGACTTCGCTTCCCGGTCCGTGGCGGCCGTGGGCTTCGGCATGGTCTGGCTGCGTCGCCCGGAAAACTCGGAGATCCGACCGCTGAGCTGGCGCTTCGAGGAAATCGGCTACCCGATCGAGCAGCCGGTGGGCCAGTACTTGGCGGCCGCCGTCGCCGCGGCGGACCTGCTGGCAGCGAGCGACCTGGGCTCCGAGCACCTGCTGGTCGCCGAGGATGTCACCGAGGAACGGCACCAGCGTCCCGGTGCCGAGCACCCGGGTGTGATCCTGTTGCGCCAGGGCGCCGGTCTGCGCCGGACCGAATTGCTCAGCACCGAACTCGCCGGTTTCGTCTCGGCCTGCGACGGAGATTTGAGCGTAGATCAGCTGGTCGGTGCGCTTGATTCGCTGCTCGGGGACGGCGATCCTGATTTCGTCGATCGGTTGCATGACGGAGTGTCCCGACTTGTTACGCGGGGCTTCCTGTTGCAGATGCGAAACAAGCGCTAA